TGCGCAATCCGGAGACAGCTGAAAGCAACACCTCAGAACCGCTCTGCTGTCCAAATGGTGTCTCGAGCTGATCACCAAGAGAGGGAGCCGTAGAACCAATAATGACAACCTTGTCCCGCCAAGTGTTCTCCGGAAGCGTGCCCACAGCCCAAGCGGGGATCACCTGGATCGATCCTCTCGGCCCCAGAAAATCAATTCCATCGTCGCCTGATGATGGGGTCACTTCTGCTGCCAGATGCGCCAGTGGCAAAGGATGTGGCCTGGGGAACGGTTCCAACATGGACTGGAGTCGCCCTAGGCCAGGAACAGATTGGACAACGCCAAACTCATCCATTGAAAAACCAGACAGACCCGCCTGGTAGTTGTTATCCCAGGGACGATGCAGTTGAGTCTGTTCAGAATCGTCCAGTTGCTGTCGAACAAGGGATGAACTGAGCAGAACTTTGTCTTGCCATGGCTTCAGAGCATCCTGGAAAGCAATGTCATCTTCAGGGCCATAGCTGCTTGGCCCCGCATGCACGATGTTGAACACAACACGACGGGCACCGTGCCGCAAAACCTGTCGTGCCAAAGCAGCCTGCCTCTCTCTTGGCCAAGGCCAAGGACCGAACCCGGTCCACTGTGGATCCAGGGAGGCTTCATCAATCCCTAACAACACGACGTCGTCGGAGACGGGAATCGAGCCACGCCACTGAAAGAGCAGCTGCCGACTTGCAGTATCCAAACGCCCAAGCCACGGCACAAGCACCAGAGGCAACAGCAAGGATGTGCGCCAAACGATAGGAATCAGGCGCTGACGAATCGATCCTGTCAAGGTGATGGAGCCGTAACCCCCAGTTCTCGCTGAATTTCAGGGAGAGTATCCAAAGGTGTTGAGAACCCGTTAATCAAACGGCTCTTCTGGAGTCGACGTTCAATTTCCTGTTCCGCAATCACCACGGGTGGCAGCCATGAGACAGCAAGCGAATCGTCTTGTTGAACACGGCCATCAGGTTGAACACGTTTCAGATCTAACAACAACTGTTGACCACTATTCAGCGTGAAACTCTGACCACTCCTGGTCGTCACCAAGACCTTGCCTTCCCAGCTGAAAATCTTGAACTGACTGTCGGTGAACTCAATGAACACCGTGGTGCCTTGGATGGAAGCCGTAGCCAGACGCGTCTTGATGGTGAACGGATGACGGGTCTGGGTGCCTGGATTGATCCAGCCGATGATCGATCCCTTCAATAATTCGACACTGGAAGAACCAAGACGCAGCTGCGCATCGCCTCCCATCCTGAACTGGCGGCCGGTGCCAAGCATCACTTGCATGCGTCCTGGCTTTGTAGTGCGCAATAACGCATCGCTGCGTAACAACTGACCAGAACGTGCATCAACCTCCGTCTTGCCAGGAAATCT
Above is a window of Synechococcus sp. BIOS-U3-1 DNA encoding:
- a CDS encoding FecR family protein, whose protein sequence is MATFLLGTTLFGLPSQAAVPRIVEVPNGPAFVRFPGKTEVDARSGQLLRSDALLRTTKPGRMQVMLGTGRQFRMGGDAQLRLGSSSVELLKGSIIGWINPGTQTRHPFTIKTRLATASIQGTTVFIEFTDSQFKIFSWEGKVLVTTRSGQSFTLNSGQQLLLDLKRVQPDGRVQQDDSLAVSWLPPVVIAEQEIERRLQKSRLINGFSTPLDTLPEIQRELGVTAPSP